One genomic region from Yamadazyma tenuis chromosome 4, complete sequence encodes:
- the CHT4 gene encoding Chitinase 4 (EggNog:ENOG503NW3A; CAZy:GH18; COG:G) encodes MFGKLSHALNRSPSHNKHTHAESNPHGEGITGVYFSNWSIYERNHFPTDIDWQWVNHLYYAFLSIDTNTGSVSFSDTWADVEVPLPSPLDPSKKVHGLVAQLRQIKQLHPQLKIMFSIGGWGYDHTFEAITHDARKLDTFASQCAKLVIEHGFDGVDIDWEYPKTAAQGQLYCRLLETLREKFCEISPSLLITAAVPGSEEYIRHLDVKRMDNSLDYWNVMCYDFTGYSWSQKTGFHSNLFGANGDTDLCADVALKSYGSRGVAANKLMLGMPLYGRKFGGVEVPGIGQSFDKQKFSDEGIIEYAKLPLNHSKEVFDPRKVGAYCYDPTTKTLVTYDNVDSAKVKAVQVSSRGLAGGFYWDSAGDKHGELIRTFSEMLRHSNSTSTH; translated from the coding sequence ATGTTTGGAAAGCTTTCTCATGCACTAAACAGAAGTCCGTCTCATAACAAGCACACCCATGCCGAAAGCAACCCCCATGGCGAGGGAATCACGGGGGTCtacttctccaactggtCCATTTATGAAAGAAACCACTTCCCAACCGATATAGACTGGCAGTGGGTAAACCACCTTTACTATGCATTTCTTCTGATAGACACCAATACGGGGAGCGTCTCGTTCCTGGATACGTGGGCGGATGTGGAAGTCCCGCTCCCATCACCACTTGACCCATCAAAGAAGGTACATGGCCTTGTGGCCCAGTTGAGGCAGATCAAGCAGTTGCACCCACAGTTGAAGATAATGTTTTCCATTGGCGGATGGGGATACGACCACACATTTGAAGCTATTACGCATGATGCTCGGAAGCTCGACACTTTTGCATCACAATGTGCTAAGTTGGTAATCGAACATGGGTTTGACGGAGTTGATATTGACTGGGAATACCCTAAAACTGCTGCACAAGGCCAATTGTACTGTCGTCTTTTGGAGACGTTGCGAGAGAAGTTCTGTGAAATCTCCCCCAGCTTGTTGATAACGGCCGCGGTGCCGGGGCTGGAGGAGTACATACGGCACCTTGATGTCAAGCGTATGGATAACCTGCTTGACTACTGGAATGTGATGTGCTATGACTTTACAGGATATTCTTGGTCCCAAAAAACCGGGTTTCACTCCAATCTTTTTGGGGCTAATGGAGACACCGATTTGTGTGCTGACGTCGCGTTGAAGTCGTACGGATCTCGAGGAGTGGCTGCCAATAAGCTTATGCTTGGGATGCCTTTATATGGTCGAAAGTTTGGAGGAGTAGAAGTTCCTGGAATCGGACAGTCATTTGATAAGCAGAAATTCTCTGATGAAGGAATCATCGAGTACGCTAAGTTGCCATTGAACCATTCGAAAGAGGTATTTGATcccagaaaagttggagCGTATTGTTATGaccccaccaccaaaacccTCGTTACTTACGATAATGTCGATAGTGCCAAAGTGAAGGCAGTCCAGGTTTCAAGCAGAGGGCTTGCAGGAGGGTTTTATTGGGACTCAGCCGGTGATAAGCATGGTGAGTTGATTCGGACATTTCTGGAGATGTTACGACACCTGAATAGCACTTCTACTCATTGA
- the VPS74 gene encoding Vacuolar protein sorting-associated protein 74 (COG:U; BUSCO:EOG092631QQ; EggNog:ENOG503NTZR), producing the protein MSSEGLQRRRGGKSNVASTTSAPASKPRSSNSFDNEEAEAIQNDHKIGIDDRDIQDRRQLKVPLLTLMEEVLLIGLKDKEGYLSFWNDNISYALRGCILLELAFRKKITLVNDPARRRFELADRLVEVIDTEPTGEVLLDEALQIMKNDDSHLSVTNWIDLLSGETWNLMKINYQLKQVRERLAKGLVDKGILRTERKNFFLFDMATHPVADKLSKEFIKTRILCLLGSRNIDIDQICNDQFPTDTSFKLLRSIALVSGSYAANVLENVLLSLNYSKRDQAFARADELLNDFSDFPFNTSHASPLGIGLNLGQEVTTEIEKDASSELQLELIAAVLSVFAKMDSIL; encoded by the coding sequence ATGTCGTCTGAAGGTTTACAAAGACGTCGTGGAGGTAAATCCAACGTCGCCAGCACCACATCCGCTCCCGCCAGCAAGCCCCGGTCGTCCAACTCTTTCGACAAcgaagaagctgaagccATACAAAATGATCATAAAATTGGAATCGATGATCGGGATATCCAAGACCGTAGACAATTAAAAGTTCCATTACTCACATTGATGGAGGAAGTTCTTTTGATTGGACTAAAGGACAAAGAAGGGTATCTTTCTTTCTGGAACGATAACATCAGTTATGCTTTAAGAGGATGcattttgttggagttggcaTTTAGAAAGAAAATCACCTTGGTCAATGATCCTGCCAGACGTCGATTCGAGTTGGCCGACCGATTGGTTGAAGTGATTGACACAGAACCTACCGGCGAGGTTTTGCTCGATGAGGCATTACAAATCATGAAGAATGATGACTCTCATTTATCTGTCACCAACTGGATAGACTTATTATCAGGTGAAACttggaacttgatgaaaatcAACTATCAATTGAAGCAGGTCAGAGAAAGATTGGCCAAAGGGTTGGTTGACAAAGGAATCTTACGAACCGAACGTAAGAATTTTTTCCTCTTCGATATGGCCACTCATCCGGTTGCTGATAAATTGTCTAAAGAGTTTATCAAGACCAGAATCTTGTGCCTTCTAGGCTCAAGAAACATCGATATTGACCAGATTTGCAACGATCAGTTCCCAACTGATACTTCTTTTAAGTTGTTAAGATCTATCGCCTTGGTTAGTGGTTCTTATGCTGCTAACGTTTTGGAAAACGTTTTGTTGTCGTTGAACTATAGCAAAAGAGACCAGGCATTTGCCAGAGCCgatgagttgttgaacgaTTTCTCTGACTTTCCATTCAACACCTCTCATGCCAGTCCTCTTGGAATTGGTTTAAACTTGGGTCAAGAAGTCACTACAGAAATAGAAAAGGATGCTTCAAGTGAGTTACAATTAGAATTGATTGCTGCCGTTTTGAGTGTGTTTGCAAAAATGGATTCCATTTTATAA
- a CDS encoding phosphatase, carbohydrate metabolism (EggNog:ENOG503P6MM; COG:G), with translation MTVSIEPNTDDKVLRIFFIRHGQTDHNLKKILQGHVDVDINATGEDQADKVGQMLKIVKFDHFVSSDLIRCIKTTKEIIKYQDLDDFRTTYNLREREMGKVQGMYIKDALAQYGDGFRNMGETSEKLLERVNKEFDTILKEAIIRGNKNVGVCTHGGVLIQFFNHLYKDKHYKMNTKLLPEDLRVPFNTSVSVIDLDKATGEGLIQAFGDTTHLGADLKVNNQLLR, from the coding sequence ATGACTGTGAGCATAGAACCTAACACGGACGATAAGGTTCTCCGAATATTTTTCATTAGACACGGCCAGACGGATCACAACCTCAAGAAGATTCTCCAGGGCCACGTCGATGTCGATATCAATGCCACGGGCGAAGATCAGGCCGATAAAGTAGGTCAGATGCTCAAGATTGTGAAATTTGATCACTTTGTATCTTCTGATTTGATCAGATGTATCAAGACcaccaaggaaatcatcaagtacCAGGACCTTGATGATTTCCGTACCACCTACAACTTGAGAGAACGGGAAATGGGTAAGGTTCAAGGCATGTACATCAAAGATGCTCTCGCGCAGTATGGTGATGGGTTTAGAAATATGGGTGAAACGTCAGAAAAATTGCTCGAGAGAGTCAACAAGGAGTTCGACACCATTTTAAAAGAAGCCATAATTAGAGGTAACAAGAACGTTGGGGTTTGTACTCACGGAGGAGTTTTAATCCAATTTTTTAATCACTTATACAAAGATAAACACTATAAAATGAACACAAAGTTGTTGCCCGAGGACTTGAGGGTCCCCTTCAACACCTCCGTTTCAGTGATAGACTTAGACAAGGCGACTGGTGAAGGACTTATCCAGGCATTTGGTGATACCACACATCTAGGTGCTGATTTGAAGGTTAACAATCAGTTGTTGCGATAA
- the ENA2 gene encoding P-type ATPase (EggNog:ENOG503NU1M; COG:P), whose protein sequence is MADLKEKRTFTDTSSLTKLITSDSSFEPYRLSIEKVAASFKIDLQQGLTSRQAQDTLNDFGANTLGDGDKISYAKILAHQVFNAMILVLIISMIIALAIKDWISGGVIGFVVFINISVGFVQELKAEKTMGSLRSLSSPTARVTRDGDDSTIPAEEVVPGDIVHIKVGDTVPADLRLVDSMNLETDEALLTGESLPVAKNHQEMYSDSTKDVPVGDRLNLAYSSSVVSKGRGTGIVVATGLQTEIGKIASSLKGESTIIKKVDKSNNRTPRKREYPKAWSHTIYNVICNVLGVNVGTPLQRKLSWLAIFLFWVAVIFAIVVMGSQKFIVNTEVAIYAICVALSMIPSALIVVLTITMAVGAQVMVNKNVIVRKLDSLEALGGINDICSDKTGTLTMGKMIAKQVWIPNVGTYRVDNSNEPFNPTAGDVMFVKHSPYFIKESDEEIDFRDMDANIPTNLQDWLLTATLANIAAVNQAKDEQDQLVWKAHGDATEIAIQVFTTRLNYPRDKIVESGSYHHKAEFPFDSSIKRMSAVYEKDGYMTAYTKGAVERVLGCCTHWYGHHRDELATTTWDTKVPTELTEEDKSFIEDNMNALSSQGLRVLAFATKSIDDLDTSNREKVESNLIFQGLIGIYDPPRPETSGAVKACHRAGINVHMLTGDHPGTAKAIAQEVGIIPHNLYHYSDDVVKAMVMTASEFDSLSEEEIDNLPVLPLVIARCAPQTKVRMIDALHRRGKFCAMTGDGVNDSPSLKKSDVGIAMGLNGSDVAKDASDIVLTDDNFASILNAIEEGRRMAANIQKFVLQLLAENVAQALYLMIGLAFIDESGFSVFPLSPVEVLWILVVTSCFPAMGLGQERASEDILEQPPNNTIFTWEVIIDMMVYGFWMAVSCLLCYVVISFGKGDGYLGVNCNSTSADLAACDLVFRGRAASFANMTWCALILAWECIHPVNSLFCMRGDTDNPWWKQTAIDLWGNQFLFWSVFAGVVTVFPVVYIPVINDKVFLHKPIGYEWGVAVGFSICFLLGAEAWKWTKRVYKRRQQKKVQNPEYELERNDPFHRYASFSRSNTVEVRI, encoded by the coding sequence ATGGctgacttgaaggaaaaaaGAACCTTCACAGACACGTCATCTTTGACAAAACTTATTACTCTGGACTCCAGTTTCGAACCATATAGGCTATCTATTGAGAAAGTTGCAGCCAGTTTTAAAATTgaccttcaacaaggtttAACATCTCGCCAGGCTCAAGATACTCTTAATGACTTCGGTGCCAACACTTTGGGAGACGGTGATAAAATCAGCTAcgccaagatcttggctCATCAGGTGTTCAACGCAATGATTCTTGTATTGATAATTTCGATGATTATAGCCTTGGCGATTAAGGACTGGATATCTGGAGGGGTCATAGGGTTTGTGGTATTTATCAACATCTCTGTGGGCTTTGTCCAGGAGTTAAAGGCCGAGAAAACCATGGGTTCTTTGAGGTCTTTATCATCTCCAACCGCTAGAGTCACTAGAGATGGGGACGATTCCACTATTCCTGCTGAAGAAGTGGTTCCAGGAGACATTGTCCACATTAAAGTTGGTGATACAGTTCCCGCAGACTTGCGGTTGGTGGACTcgatgaacttggaaacaGATGAAGCTTTGTTAACGGGTGAATCTTTAccggttgcaaaaaaccATCAGGAAATGTACTCAGATAGCACTAAAGATGTTCCGGTTGGAGATAGATTGAACTTGGCTTATTCATCTTCGGTGGTTTCCAAGGGAAGGGGAACGGGTATTGTGGTTGCAACTGGTTTGCAGACCGAAATTGGAAAAATCGCTAGTTCCTTGAAGGGTGAGAGCACTATTATCAAAAAGGTTGATAAGTCTAATAACAGAACACccagaaaaagagaatACCCTAAGGCATGGTCCCACACCATTTATAATGTTATTTGTAATGTTTTGGGGGTTAATGTCGGGACTCCGCTTCAAAGAAAGTTATCGTGGTTAGCTATATTCCTCTTCTGGGTGGCAGTGATTTTCGCTATAGTGGTAATGGGATCCCAGAAGTTTATTGTAAACACTGAGGTGGCTATCTACGCCATTTGTGTGGCCTTGTCGATGATCCCGTCTGCCTTGATTGTGGTCTTAACCATAACCATGGCGGTGGGTGCCCAGGTCATGGTGAATAAGAATGTTATTGTGAGAAAATTAGATTCTTTGGAAGCCTTGGGCGGAATCAACGATATTTGTTCAGATAAAACCGGAACCTTGACAATGGGTAAAATGATTGCCAAGCAGGTTTGGATTCCGAATGTGGGGACTTATCGTGTTGATAATTCGAATGAACCTTTCAACCCCACTGCCGGTGATGTTATGTTCGTCAAACACTCACCTTACTTCATCAAGGAATCTGATGAGGAAATAGATTTTAGAGATATGGATGCAAATATCCCCACCAACCTTCAAGATTGGCTTTTGACCGCTACTTTGGCCAATATTGCCGCCGTCAACCAAGCAAAAGATGAACAAGACCAACTTGTGTGGAAAGCTCATGGGGATGCCACCGAAATTGCTATTCAGGTTTTCACCACCAGATTAAACTATCCCCGAGATAAAATTGTTGAGAGTGGTTCTTACCACCACAAAGCCGAGTTCCCATTCGACTCCTCTATCAAAAGAATGTCTGCCGTTTATGAGAAAGATGGGTACATGACTGCGTATACTAAGGGGGCTGTTGAAAGAGTTCTTGGTTGTTGTACCCACTGGTATGGACATCACAGGGACGAGCTAGCAACCACTACTTGGGACACTAAAGTACCAACCGAGTTGaccgaagaagacaaaAGCTTCATTGAAGACAACATGAATGCCCTCTCTTCTCAAGGGTTGAGAGTTTTGgcatttgcaaccaaaaGCATTGATGACCTTGATACCTCCAACCGTGAAAAAGTTGAGTCAAATTTGATTTTCCAGGGCTTGATTGGGATCTATGATCCTCCAAGGCCAGAAACGTCTGGGGCTGTCAAGGCTTGCCACCGAGCAGGAATTAATGTCCACATGTTGACTGGTGACCATCCGGGAACTGCGAAGGCCATTGCCCAGGAAGTTGGAATTATCCCCCACAATCTTTACCACTATCTGGACGACGTTGTGAAAGCAATGGTTATGACCGCATCTGAATTTGATTCTCTttccgaagaagaaatcgacAACTTACCGGTTTTGCCGTTGGTTATTGCAAGGTGCGCCCCGCAAACCAAGGTCAGAATGATAGATGCTCTTCACCGGAGAGGCAAGTTCTGTGCTATGACAGGTGATGGAGTGAACGATTCACCTTCGTTAAAGAAGTCGGACGTTGGTATAGCAATGGGGCTCAATGGATCAGATGTTGCTAAAGATGCTTCGGATATTGTTTTGACAGATGATAATTTTGCATCCATTTTGAACGCGATCGAAGAAGGACGCAGAATGGCTGCGAATATCCAGAAGTTTGTGTTGCAATTACTTGCTGAAAACGTCGCCCAAGCGTTGTATTTGATGATTGGATTGGCATTTATTGACGAAAGTGGTTTCTCTGTATTTCCATTGTCTCCAGTAGaagttttgtggattttggTGGTTACTTCATGTTTCCCAGCCATGGGTTTGGGCCAGGAACGGGCCTCTGAAGACATTTTGGAACAACCTCCAAACAACACCATCTTCACTTGGGAAGTTATTATAGACATGATGGTGTATGGCTTCTGGATGGCAGTATCTTGTTTGTTGTGCTATGTGGTGATTCTGTTTGGAAAGGGAGATGGATACTTGGGGGTGAATTGTAATTCCACCTCTGCAGATTTGGCTGCTTGTGATTTGGTTTTCCGAGGAAGAGCTGCTTCTTTTGCAAACATGACTTGGTGTGccttgattttggcttGGGAGTGTATTCACCCCGTTAATTCTTTGTTTTGTATGAGAGGAGACACAGACAATCCTTGGTGGAAGCAAACTGCCATTGATTTATGGGGAAACCAATTCTTATTCTGGTCGGTTTTCGCTGGAGTAGTGACAGTGTTCCCTGTGGTGTATATTCCTGTTATCAATGACAAGGTGTTTTTGCACAAGCCCATTGGCTATGAATGGGGAGTAGCTGTTGGATTTTCAATATGTTTTCTCTTGGGAGCAGAAGCTTGGAAGTGGACTAAAAGAGTCTACAAGAGAAGACAGCAAAAGAAGGTGCAAAACCCTGAATATGAGTTAGAGAGAAATGATCCGTTCCATAGATATGCTTCGTTTTCGAGGTCTAACACCGTAGAAGTTAGAATCTAG